The genome window GACAGAATCTCCACCTCGTACCCCTCGGCTTCGAGCGCGTCGACGATGTCGGCGGCGTGTTCGGCGTCGTCGGTCTCCAGTTCGAGTTCGAGTTCGGCGGCGTTGACGGCCACGTCCCGCGAGGTGCGGTCGTGGTGGACCGCGTACACGTTCGCGCCGGTGCGCGCGACGATGCTGGAGACGCGCTCCAGTTCGCCGGGGCGGTCTTTTAAATCGATCGTGATCTTGAGGTACCGGCCCATCTGGACCAGCCCGCGGCGGATCACGGTGCCGAGGCGGTTGAGGTCGATGTTGCCGCCGCAGAGCGCGGCGACGACCGTCTCGCCGTCGTCGTACTCGAAGGCGTCGGAGAGGACGGCGGCGAGCGCGACCGCGCCCGCGCCCTCCACGAGCGTCTTCGCGCGTTCCAAGAGGAGCGTGAGCGCCAAGGCGATCTCGCGGTCGTCGACGGTGACGACCTCGTCGACGTACTCTTCCATCACTTCGAGGGTCTCCTCGCCGACCGACCGCGTCGCGATCCCGTCGGCGATCGTGTCGACGCTGTCGATCTCCGTGACTTCGCCGGCCTCCAGCGACTTCGCGGCCGAGGCGGCGCCCTCCGCCTGAACGCCGACGACGCGGACGTCGGGGAGCTGCTCTTTGATCGCGACCGCGACCCCCGATATCAGCCCGCCGCCGCCGATCGGGACGACGACGGTGTCGAGGTCGGGGCAGTCGTCGACGATCTCCAAGCCGAGCGTCCCCTGCCCCGCCATCACGACGGGATCGTCGAACGCGTGGACGTAGGTGCGACCCTCCTCGCGCTCCAGCCGGTGCGCGTACGCCTGCGCCTCGTCGTAGTCGACGCCCTCTAAGCGGACGCTCGCGCCGTACCCGCGGGTGGCCTTCACCTTCGAGACGGGCGCGAACTTCGGCATCACGACGGTGGCGTCGACGCCGGCGCGGCTCGCCGCCAGCGCCACGCCCTGCGCGTGGTTGCCGGCGCTCGCGGTGACGACGCCCGCCTCCCGCTCCGCCTCGGAGAGCGTCTCGATCCGGTTCATCGCGCCGCGGATCTTGAACGCGCCGGTGCGCTGGAAGTTCTCTAACTTGAGGTGGAGGTCGGCGCCGCTCATCTCGGAGAACGAGCGCGACCGCTCCAAGGGCGTGTGCCGGGCGACGCCCGAGACCCGCTCGCGCGCCTCGCGGATGTCGGCGAGTGTGAGCATGGAACCTCGTCGCCGCGCCGACCGCTAATCGGTTCCGGTCGGACCCGACCGGGGAGCGACGGCGAGCGGCCGCGGTCGTCGCGTCGCGGCCGCCGTGTCAGTCGGCGCGCCGATCCAAGTCGACGTCGCGCCGATCCGGGTCGACGGCCCGGCGGCTCGCGGTTGATAAGGGGGGAATGCACGCGTGTGACGTGCGAGTGAAACGAGGCGACGGGAATACAAAAAGGTGAGGCTACCAGAGCGAAAGTGAAAACGCACGACTGCGGCGCCGTCATCGCTCCGTCAGACGGGGTCTCGGGGGGTCAGCCGCACCCGCACGTCCCGCTCGGCGAGGACCGATCGCACCCGGTCGGCGAACGGGCCGGATCCGGGCCACGTCGCGTCCGCGTCGAGGCGGTCGGGGTCGCCGACGTACACCGCGGCGGTCTCGGGGTACTCGCTCGGGGCGTCGAGCGGGACGGGCTCGCGGACGTACAGCCCGCCGTCGACGTCCTCGTACGCGTCGAGCGCGTCGACCGCCTCCGTCCGGAGGAGCCGTCCCGCCGTCTCGCCGCCCGGCGCGAGCGTCGGGTACCGCCCCTCGACGAGGCGGAGGCCGTCGAGCGTCGCGGGGCCGACGAAGACGTACGAGTCGACGACCTCGGCGACCCGCTCCGGCTCGGTCAGCGTCCCGTACACGAAGACGTCCATGGGGGCCGTGGGTCGCTCGCGGGCTTCAACGTTCGGGCGCTCCCGGTCCGACGCGGTCGGCTGGAGGTGCGATCGCCCCTCGCGACGCCGAGTGCCGGCGACGCCGAGTGCCGGCGACGCCGAGTGCCGGCGACGCCGACCGGCTCCGGTATATCAATACCGCGGGCGACCGTCGGGAAGGTCACATGGACTTCCCGCGGCTGCGGCGCGTCTGGAAGCGCGTGTTCGCGCTCGCGTGGCCCGTCATGGCCGAGCAGACGTTCCGCACCGCGATGCGGACGACGGACATCCTCGTCACCGCGCTGTTCTCGCCGGCCGCGGTCGTCGCCATCGGCCTCGCGGACCTGTACGCCCGGTTCCCGCTGCGGATCGGGCTCGGCCTCGGCGGCGGCGCCATCGCGCTCTCCTCGCAGGACACCGGCGCCGGCGCCGCGGAGAACCGCGACGAGGCGGTGACGCAGGCGATCCTGCTCGGCGCGCTCGCGGGGGTCCCGTTCGTCCTCTTCGGGTTCCTCTTCGGCGAGCTCGCGATCGACGTGTTCGGCCGCATCGTCGGCGAGGAGACCGCGCCCGCGGTCGTCGACCTCGGCTCGACGTACCTCGCGGTCGTGTTCGCGACCGCCCCGGCCCGCCACGTCGCCTTGGTCGGCGCCCGCGCGCTCCAGGGGACCGGCGACACCCGGACGCCGATGTACGTCAACATCGCCGCCAACTCCGTCAACATCGCCGGCTCGGTCGTCCTCGGGCTCGGCCTGTTCGGCCTCCCGCGGCTGGAGGTCCTCGGCGTCGGCCTCGCGACCGCGGGCGCCAACGTGCTCACGGCCGGCCTGCTCTGCGTCGCCATCTGGGGGTCGTGGACCGACGCGGAGTTCGCGTGGCCGCGCGACCTCACGATCGCCAAACAGCTCCTCGTCGTGAGCGCCCCCCGCGTGCTGGAGGGGTTCGGCTCCGAGATCGCGGAGTTCCCCTTCAACGCGCTCCTCCTCGGCTTCGGCGAGACGGTCAACGCCGGCTTCCAGATCGGCCGCCGCGTCTACCAGCAGGTGACCGGGCCGCTCTCGCGCGGCTACAACGTCGCGGCGTCGATCCTCGTCGGGCAGGCGCTCGGCGAGGGCGACCCGGAGGCCGCGCGGTTCAACGGCTGGGCCGTTGCGAGCCTCGGCGTGCTC of Halorubrum trapanicum contains these proteins:
- the ilvA gene encoding threonine ammonia-lyase, producing the protein MLTLADIREARERVSGVARHTPLERSRSFSEMSGADLHLKLENFQRTGAFKIRGAMNRIETLSEAEREAGVVTASAGNHAQGVALAASRAGVDATVVMPKFAPVSKVKATRGYGASVRLEGVDYDEAQAYAHRLEREEGRTYVHAFDDPVVMAGQGTLGLEIVDDCPDLDTVVVPIGGGGLISGVAVAIKEQLPDVRVVGVQAEGAASAAKSLEAGEVTEIDSVDTIADGIATRSVGEETLEVMEEYVDEVVTVDDREIALALTLLLERAKTLVEGAGAVALAAVLSDAFEYDDGETVVAALCGGNIDLNRLGTVIRRGLVQMGRYLKITIDLKDRPGELERVSSIVARTGANVYAVHHDRTSRDVAVNAAELELELETDDAEHAADIVDALEAEGYEVEILS
- a CDS encoding gamma-glutamylcyclotransferase family protein, giving the protein MDVFVYGTLTEPERVAEVVDSYVFVGPATLDGLRLVEGRYPTLAPGGETAGRLLRTEAVDALDAYEDVDGGLYVREPVPLDAPSEYPETAAVYVGDPDRLDADATWPGSGPFADRVRSVLAERDVRVRLTPRDPV
- a CDS encoding MATE family efflux transporter — its product is MDFPRLRRVWKRVFALAWPVMAEQTFRTAMRTTDILVTALFSPAAVVAIGLADLYARFPLRIGLGLGGGAIALSSQDTGAGAAENRDEAVTQAILLGALAGVPFVLFGFLFGELAIDVFGRIVGEETAPAVVDLGSTYLAVVFATAPARHVALVGARALQGTGDTRTPMYVNIAANSVNIAGSVVLGLGLFGLPRLEVLGVGLATAGANVLTAGLLCVAIWGSWTDAEFAWPRDLTIAKQLLVVSAPRVLEGFGSEIAEFPFNALLLGFGETVNAGFQIGRRVYQQVTGPLSRGYNVAASILVGQALGEGDPEAARFNGWAVASLGVLTVGAIGLGLVVAAPRIVPVFTDDAPTIASAVDFARVYGVAGAALACFSALSGSLQGASETRIPLVARVSGMFGLFLGLSWLLGRTAGFGPEGAYVGVSAAYAWMALLVAAGFRYTDWASRAADMMDARGSGPGAEPDAASGDGPPADE